A window of Microtus ochrogaster isolate Prairie Vole_2 unplaced genomic scaffold, MicOch1.0 UNK44, whole genome shotgun sequence genomic DNA:
TCTAGTCACTTCTGTAGATGGTGTTTTCCCCATCTAGTCTCACAGGTTGGGAGTCGGGTAGATTATGACTGTTGTCCCCTTGGGGAGAAGAGTCGTTCCCACAGCTGAAGACTCAGGCTTAGTCACCAGGCCAATGCAGGTCTCCCCAGCACCAGCTGCTGCCAGAGCGCTTCAGTCAGCAGGATTGGGCTCTTGGAGGTGGCTTAAGGCCAGGAATCACTTTCCATTCTTACCACATCCTCCAACGGGGGACAGAATCATAGTATGAGGACTAGGGCAGCAGAGATGGTCAGAATGGCTCAAGGGCTAGGGTACTCAGAGACCTAAGAGGAGCTAGACCGCCGCAGGTAGATGGAGGAGCAGCTAGTCTCAGAGGCAAGGGTCAGAGAAGGCGAGAAGTCAAAAAACTAGATCCGGCAACCACAGCTTTAAGGGTTTGTACCGGCCATCCCATAAGTACACAATCTAATTTGtcagtgtttgttttgttaactCAGGagcattctctctccccctcccactctccaCGCAAATCCCAAACTCTCCACAGGGCTAGATAGTAAGGCGAGAAGAAACTACCAGATCAAAACAAGAGCCAGAATCATCCAACTTTAATAACTTACAGGCAaatgcttacaaaaaaaaaaaaagtaatacggAGGACACGCAAGGCTTATAAAAAAGGGTTTGGGGACTCTACAAACGTGGGGAGGGCTAGTGGCTCTTTCACAGACACAAAGATTGTGCCCAGAAGAGCAGCTGAGGAACCCCCCGCCCCCAACTGTGGGGAGAGGGAACACGTTCTCCATTCATCCCGAATGCATTCCCTGGGCAACTGTCTGCACACCCTCCccctgcaaaaacaaaaatacacatcCAAATAAAACGCTAGGGAAGGACTCGGAGAACCAGGGTCGAGGTAGAGTCAGCAGATACATTTCCGTTTCCGGTCTTCCAGCCCCTACCCTCTAGAGGTGAAGGGCAGAGAAGACgcttcatctcccctcccccatgtggCACCGAAACAGGACCTCCCCCACGCTCCTTCAGTCCTTTGAGGTGGCCAGGTCCGGCACCCATGCTGGCTGAGAGGTCACAGGCCCTGCCTGCCTATCATTTATGTACTGACCCCTAGTAGGTGGGGTAGGGGCAGCCTCGGGTCACCGTCTCTTCTTGCTTGCCCGAggtgccttcttcctcttcagaaTCATCTCGTACAGGCGCTCGAGTCCTGGCTGCAGGCCCAGCCCGTCCACAGCGCTGCAGCCCTGCACATGGGTGAGTGTGGCGGCTGCCAGCTCCCGGACCGCCAACCTCTTCTCCACCTCAGCCGCACTCAGTGCCCCCGGTTGGTCCTGCTTGTTGGCCAGCACCAGCACCGGCACCCCCTGATTGTCGGAGGCTTTGCTGATTCGATGCAGCTCCACCTTGGCCTCCTCTAACCTTTCAGTCTCTGCTGAGTCCACCACAAACACCAGTCCATCTGTCCGGCGGGTGTAGGAGCGCCATAGTGGCCGCAGCTTCTCCTGACCCCCAACATCCCACACTTGGAAAGTAATTCCACGGGACCCCCCCAAGGGCACTCGGATCTTCTCAGTGTTGAAGCCCTTGGTGGGGACACTCTGGACAAACTCTTTGAACTTGAGGCGGTAGAGAAGGGAAGTTTTCCCTGCCGAGTCCAGCCCAATGACCACAACGTGCAGGGCCTGGAAGTGGGGCAGAAAGGATGAGGCTGTGGGTGCCATGTCAGTCAAGTGGTTCCCCATGGTGAGCTAAGGGTGCAGGGTGGACCTGAGGAGAAAGCCTGGAGCTccagcagaggccaggaggaggAGGCCTTGAAATGGCAGGTAGCACAAACTGGGTTATCTAAACAAGGAAAagtcaagagaggaaagaaaaagtaagggTTAGAATAAACACGACTTTACCACTTCTGGACCCTTTCCTAAATCAACATCCCATACTATTCTAAAAATCCTTTTTATTAAAACGGATTTTTACGTGTCTCTTTTTTCACACTAAAAactattttgtgcatgtgtaagCCACACACAGCTTGAGTGTGGGATTCAGGACCACACTTGCTCGTgtatgtgggtctcagggacctAATAGGATCCTTAGGCTTCAGGACAGGCgcttttaaccactaaaccatctcacgTGTCTGCCTCCTTACCCTTTAAAACGAAAAAAGAGGCTACAGGTGTAATACGGACGTTCTCATGCCCCAGGGGCCCTAGAAGAGGCTCACAGGCCGGAGATAACCTCAGGTATACTAGGATCCTCGAGGGTGCGGGATCTTGCGGGATAGATCCCACGGAAGGTCATTTTGCTGCAACCTTCTTCCAGCCTGAGGAGTGGAAGCAGACGCTGTGGCCTCCATTCCCCAGAGGAGAATCCTCGCAGGAAGGAGGTGGCCGGGTAGTGTGCCCCAAGTAGAAGTCCCGATCCGGGTCCGGCTCCCA
This region includes:
- the Arl4d gene encoding ADP-ribosylation factor-like protein 4D, with the protein product MGNHLTDMAPTASSFLPHFQALHVVVIGLDSAGKTSLLYRLKFKEFVQSVPTKGFNTEKIRVPLGGSRGITFQVWDVGGQEKLRPLWRSYTRRTDGLVFVVDSAETERLEEAKVELHRISKASDNQGVPVLVLANKQDQPGALSAAEVEKRLAVRELAAATLTHVQGCSAVDGLGLQPGLERLYEMILKRKKAPRASKKRR